Proteins co-encoded in one Ictalurus furcatus strain D&B chromosome 9, Billie_1.0, whole genome shotgun sequence genomic window:
- the stxbp5b gene encoding syntaxin-binding protein 5 isoform X5, whose product MKKFNIRKVLDGLTAASSSSSSSASTQPGNRENDIIQETLQSEHFQLCKTVRHGFPYQPSAMAFDPVQKILAIGTQTGALRLFGRAGVECYCQHESGSAVIQLQFLINEGALVSGLADDSIHLWNLRQKIPAILHSLKFNRERITFCHLPFQSKWLYIGTERGNIHIVNVESFTLSGYVIMWNKAIELSSKTHPGPVVHISDNPMDEGKLLIGFECGIVVLWDLKSKKADYRYSYDEAIHSVAWHHEGKQFVCSHSDGTLTTWNIRSPAKPAQIITPHGKQPKDGKKPEPCKPILKVEYKTTRAGDPFMVLSGGLSYDTVGRRACLTVMHGKSTAVLEMDYPIVDFLTLCETPYPNDYQEPYAVVALLEKDLVVIDLAQTGYPIFENPYPLTIHESPVTCCEYFADCPDELIPALYSVGSRQKRQGYSKKEWPISGGNWGQGTQSYPEIIITGHADGSVKFWDASALMLQVLYKLKTAKVFEKARNKEEKPSTDIVDEDPFAIQSLSWCPESRMLCAAGVSAHVVVYRFSKQEITTEEVPLLEVRMQCELNDVETPDGGGDHASAVSTPGALSSPQSSAPQTHLSTSSNNSTDGLRDNVPCLKVRSTPLKQSPGYQVELVIQLVWVSGEPPQQITSLAVNSAYGLVVFGNGNGLVVVDYLQKMLLLNVSTAELYGSSDPQQRQPRSPRKARQPSGDNLHRKSCMSGLSSFYSESVKKLHSSFLSLCDGHDGSTALEDRCKSPTSGCISSDSHCHSDDDSKQNFFERVKSKSRLLSKSVANDLAKMSWKFSLAADQKQDDAKDNSFSRSRSSSVTSIDKESREVISSLHFCDSLSRKSDVAAAPSLWVGTSVGTMLGISFNVPSTPEQRLQQTVGVSFCGSLIRLKGGILRMALMDSSGSLQPPASECWYDLNAPEEEREKTRRRRPASPPSSQENLDTHYAVVCSEKQAKVVALPSQNCIFEHNITETSYVLRADVVVMPAGICFACFCANGHIMTLSLPSLRPLLDVNYLPLTDMRIARTFCFSNLGQALYLTSPTEIQRITYSQETCDNLQEMLGELFTPVETPEAPNRGFFKGLFGGGAQSLDREDLFGELAAGKASRSLAQHIPGPGGMEGMKGAASGVVGELARARIALDERGQKLSELDERTAAMMASADSFSKHAHDVMLKYKDKKWYQL is encoded by the exons ATGAAGAAGTTTAATATCAGAAAGGTGCTGGACGGCTTGACTGcggcttcctcctcctcttcctcatccgcATCAACTCAGCCGGGTAACAGGGAAAACGACATCATTCAGGAGACCCTGCAGTCCGAGCATTTTCAGCTCTGCAAG ACAGTGCGACATGGCTTTCCTTATCAACCCTCAGCCATGGCTTTTGACCCTGTGCAAAAAATACTGGCGATCGGGACACAGACTGGAGCATTAAGACT CTTTGGCCGTGCCGGTGTGGAGTGTTACTGCCAGCATGAGAGTGGCTCGGCTGTCATCCAGCTGCAGTttctcatcaatgag GGGGCGCTAGTCAGTGGTTTGGCTGATGACAGCATTCATTTATGGAATCTGAGGCAAAAAATTCCAGCTATTCTCCACTCTCTTAAATTCAACAGGGAGAG GATCACGTTTTGCCATTTGCCCTTCCAGAGTAAATGGCTTTATATCGGAACAGAACGGGGGAACATTCATATTGTCAATGTGGAGTCCTTCACTCTCTCAGGCTATGTCATCATGTGGAACAAAGCCATTgaact CTCTTCAAAAACCCACCCTGGTCCTGTGGTGCACATCAGTGATAATCCTATGGATGAGGGAAAG CTTTTGATTGGTTTTGAATGTGGTATTGTCGTGCTATGGGATTTGAAATCAAAGAAAGCTGACTACCGCTACAGCTATGATGAG GCGATCCACTCAGTGGCCTGGCACCATGAAGGGAAACAGTTTGTGTGCAGTCATTCAGATGGTACTCTTACCACATGGAATATACGTTCTCCTGCCAAGCCGGCACAGATCATTACACCACATG GCAAGCAGCCTAAGGATGGAAAAAAGCCAGAGCCATGCAAACCCATTCTGAAAGTGGAATACAAAACAACCAGAGCTGG GGATCCTTTCATGGTGCTGTCTGGAGGTCTTTCATATGATACAGTGGGACGCAGAGCCTGTCTGACTGTAATGCACGGAAAAAGTACTGCTGTACTGGAGATGGACTATCCCATTGTGGATTTCCTAACTCTGTGTGAAACTCCTTACCCGAATG ATTATCAAGAGCCTTATGCAGTAGTCGCGCTGCTGGAGAAGGATTTAGTAGTTATTGACCTCGCACAAACTGG GTACCCTATCTTTGAAAACCCATATCCTCTGACTATCCACGAGTCCCCAGTGACCTGCTGTGAATACTTTGCTGACTGTCCTGATGAACTTATCCCTGCACTTTACTCTGTGGGATCCAGGCAAAAGAGACAGGGCTACAGTAAAAAG GAGTGGCCTATAAGTGGTGGTAATTGGGGCCAGGGCACACAAAGCTATCCAGAGATCATTATCACAGG acaCGCTGATGGATCAGTCAAATTTTGGGATGCTTCTGCAT TAATGCTGCAGGTGTTGTACAAGCTGAAAACAGCCAAGGTGTTTGAAAAAGCCCGTAACAAGGAGGAGAAGCCCAGTACTGACATAGTGGATGAAGACCCTTTTGCCATCCAGAGTCTGTCCTGGTGCCCGGAGAGCCGCATGCTGTGTGCGGCTGGAGTCTCTGCTCACGTCGTTGTTTACCGGTtcagcaaacaggaaataacCACAGAGGAGGTTCCG CTGTTGGAGGTGCGGATGCAATGTGAGCTGAATGATGTCGAAACGCCGGATGGTGGAGGGGACCACGCATCGGCTGTATCCACACCAGGAGCTTTATCCAGCCCTCAGTCCAGCgcaccacaaacacacctatCCACCAGCAGCAACAACTCCACTGATGGCCTGCGTGATAACGTGCCCTGCCTCAA gGTGAGGAGCACTCCGCTCAAGCAGTCTCCAGGCTACCAGGTGGAACTGGTCATTCAGTTGGTGTGGGTGAGTGGGGAGCCACCACAGCAGATCACCAGCCTGGCTGTCAACTCTGCATACGGCCT AGTGGTTTTTGGTAATGGTAATGGCCTGGTGGTGGTGGATTATCTTCAGAAGATGCTGCTGCTCAATGTGAGCACAGCAGAACTGTACGGCTCCTCTGATCCCCAACAGAGACAgccacgctcaccccgcaaagCCAGACAACCCTCTGGAG ACAATCTACATAGGAAGTCTTGCATGTCCGGGCTCTCTAGCTTTTATTCAGAATCTGTGAAAAAACTGCACTCTTCTTTTCTCA GTCTCTGTGATGGCCATGACGGTTCTACTGCCTTAGAAGACCGGTGCAAATCTCCTACATCAG GCTGCATAAGCTCTGACTCCCACTGCCATTCTGATGATGACAGCAAACAAAATTTCTTTGAAAGGG tGAAGTCGAAAAGCAGACTGTTATCAAAGAGTGTTGCCAATGACCTTG ctaaGATGTCATGGAAATTTAGCTTGGCTGCTGATCAGAAACAAGATG ATGCCAAGGACAATTCCTTTAGCCGCTCGCGCAGCTCCAGCGTGACCAGTATTGACAAAGAATCACGTGAGGTCATCTCGTCTTTGCATTTTTGCGACTCCCTATCCAGGAAGAGTGATGTGGCAGCAGCCCCCAGCCTTTGGGTGGGCACCTCTGTGGGCACTATGCTGGGTATCTCCTTCAATGTGCCCTCCACCCCTGAGCAGAGGCTGCAACAAACAGTAGGCGTCTCCTTCTGTG GCTCCTTAATTCGGTTGAAAGGAGGCATTTTGCGCATGGCATTGATGGACTCAAGTGGCTCTCTACAGCCTCCTGCCTCTGAGTGCTGGTATGACCTCAACGCCCCTGAGGAGGAGAGGGAAAAGACACGCCGGCGCCGGCCTGCCTCACCCCCTTCTTCTCAGGAGAACCTAGACACCCACTACGCTGTGGTCTGTTCTGAGAAACAGGCCAAAGTGGTGGCCCTGCCCTCACAGAACTGCATCTTTGAACACAACATCACTGAAACCTCGTACGTGCTGAGGGCCGACGTTGTGGTCATGCCTGCTGGCATCTGCTTCGCCTGCTTCTGTGCCAACGGGCATATCATGACTCTGAG TTTGCCCAGTCTGCGGCCGCTACTAGATGTGAACTATCTGCCTCTGACGGACATGCGGATAGCCCGAACCTTCTGCTTCTCCAACCTGGGCCAGGCTCTGTATCTCACCTCCCCTACAGAGATCCAGAGAATCACCTACAGTCAGGAAACCTGTGACAACTTACAG GAAATGCTGGGAGAGCTGTTCACTCCAGTCGAGACACCAGAGGCTCCGAACAGAGGCTTTTTTAAAGGTCTTTTTGGAGGCGGTGCCCAATCCCTGGATAGAGAGGATCTCT TTGGAGAATTGGCAGCAGGGAAGGCCTCACGCAGCCTTGCCCAGCACATTCCAGGACCAGGTGGCATGGAGGGCATGAAGGGGGCAGCATCAGGAGTGGTGGGGGAGCTGGCACGTGCCCGCATAGCTCTAGATGAGAGAGGACAGAAGCTCAGTGAGCTGGATGAGAGGACGGCAGCCATGATGGCCAGCGCAGACTCATTTTCCAAGCATGCACACGAT gTGATGTTAAAGTACAAGGATAAGAAGTGGTATCAGCTCTGA
- the stxbp5b gene encoding syntaxin-binding protein 5 isoform X1: MKKFNIRKVLDGLTAASSSSSSSASTQPGNRENDIIQETLQSEHFQLCKTVRHGFPYQPSAMAFDPVQKILAIGTQTGALRLFGRAGVECYCQHESGSAVIQLQFLINEGALVSGLADDSIHLWNLRQKIPAILHSLKFNRERITFCHLPFQSKWLYIGTERGNIHIVNVESFTLSGYVIMWNKAIELSSKTHPGPVVHISDNPMDEGKLLIGFECGIVVLWDLKSKKADYRYSYDEAIHSVAWHHEGKQFVCSHSDGTLTTWNIRSPAKPAQIITPHGKQPKDGKKPEPCKPILKVEYKTTRAGDPFMVLSGGLSYDTVGRRACLTVMHGKSTAVLEMDYPIVDFLTLCETPYPNDYQEPYAVVALLEKDLVVIDLAQTGYPIFENPYPLTIHESPVTCCEYFADCPDELIPALYSVGSRQKRQGYSKKEWPISGGNWGQGTQSYPEIIITGHADGSVKFWDASALMLQVLYKLKTAKVFEKARNKEEKPSTDIVDEDPFAIQSLSWCPESRMLCAAGVSAHVVVYRFSKQEITTEEVPLLEVRMQCELNDVETPDGGGDHASAVSTPGALSSPQSSAPQTHLSTSSNNSTDGLRDNVPCLKVRSTPLKQSPGYQVELVIQLVWVSGEPPQQITSLAVNSAYGLVVFGNGNGLVVVDYLQKMLLLNVSTAELYGSSDPQQRQPRSPRKARQPSGGLCDGHDGSTALEDRCKSPTSGCISSDSHCHSDDDSKQNFFERVKSKSRLLSKSVANDLAKMSWKFSLAADQKQDGTIQRQCSLPNKKRVFHEKEEVSRRKATSIYRTHSVPDSNAKDNSFSRSRSSSVTSIDKESREVISSLHFCDSLSRKSDVAAAPSLWVGTSVGTMLGISFNVPSTPEQRLQQTVGVSFCGSLIRLKGGILRMALMDSSGSLQPPASECWYDLNAPEEEREKTRRRRPASPPSSQENLDTHYAVVCSEKQAKVVALPSQNCIFEHNITETSYVLRADVVVMPAGICFACFCANGHIMTLSLPSLRPLLDVNYLPLTDMRIARTFCFSNLGQALYLTSPTEIQRITYSQETCDNLQEMLGELFTPVETPEAPNRGFFKGLFGGGAQSLDREDLFGELAAGKASRSLAQHIPGPGGMEGMKGAASGVVGELARARIALDERGQKLSELDERTAAMMASADSFSKHAHDVMLKYKDKKWYQL, encoded by the exons ATGAAGAAGTTTAATATCAGAAAGGTGCTGGACGGCTTGACTGcggcttcctcctcctcttcctcatccgcATCAACTCAGCCGGGTAACAGGGAAAACGACATCATTCAGGAGACCCTGCAGTCCGAGCATTTTCAGCTCTGCAAG ACAGTGCGACATGGCTTTCCTTATCAACCCTCAGCCATGGCTTTTGACCCTGTGCAAAAAATACTGGCGATCGGGACACAGACTGGAGCATTAAGACT CTTTGGCCGTGCCGGTGTGGAGTGTTACTGCCAGCATGAGAGTGGCTCGGCTGTCATCCAGCTGCAGTttctcatcaatgag GGGGCGCTAGTCAGTGGTTTGGCTGATGACAGCATTCATTTATGGAATCTGAGGCAAAAAATTCCAGCTATTCTCCACTCTCTTAAATTCAACAGGGAGAG GATCACGTTTTGCCATTTGCCCTTCCAGAGTAAATGGCTTTATATCGGAACAGAACGGGGGAACATTCATATTGTCAATGTGGAGTCCTTCACTCTCTCAGGCTATGTCATCATGTGGAACAAAGCCATTgaact CTCTTCAAAAACCCACCCTGGTCCTGTGGTGCACATCAGTGATAATCCTATGGATGAGGGAAAG CTTTTGATTGGTTTTGAATGTGGTATTGTCGTGCTATGGGATTTGAAATCAAAGAAAGCTGACTACCGCTACAGCTATGATGAG GCGATCCACTCAGTGGCCTGGCACCATGAAGGGAAACAGTTTGTGTGCAGTCATTCAGATGGTACTCTTACCACATGGAATATACGTTCTCCTGCCAAGCCGGCACAGATCATTACACCACATG GCAAGCAGCCTAAGGATGGAAAAAAGCCAGAGCCATGCAAACCCATTCTGAAAGTGGAATACAAAACAACCAGAGCTGG GGATCCTTTCATGGTGCTGTCTGGAGGTCTTTCATATGATACAGTGGGACGCAGAGCCTGTCTGACTGTAATGCACGGAAAAAGTACTGCTGTACTGGAGATGGACTATCCCATTGTGGATTTCCTAACTCTGTGTGAAACTCCTTACCCGAATG ATTATCAAGAGCCTTATGCAGTAGTCGCGCTGCTGGAGAAGGATTTAGTAGTTATTGACCTCGCACAAACTGG GTACCCTATCTTTGAAAACCCATATCCTCTGACTATCCACGAGTCCCCAGTGACCTGCTGTGAATACTTTGCTGACTGTCCTGATGAACTTATCCCTGCACTTTACTCTGTGGGATCCAGGCAAAAGAGACAGGGCTACAGTAAAAAG GAGTGGCCTATAAGTGGTGGTAATTGGGGCCAGGGCACACAAAGCTATCCAGAGATCATTATCACAGG acaCGCTGATGGATCAGTCAAATTTTGGGATGCTTCTGCAT TAATGCTGCAGGTGTTGTACAAGCTGAAAACAGCCAAGGTGTTTGAAAAAGCCCGTAACAAGGAGGAGAAGCCCAGTACTGACATAGTGGATGAAGACCCTTTTGCCATCCAGAGTCTGTCCTGGTGCCCGGAGAGCCGCATGCTGTGTGCGGCTGGAGTCTCTGCTCACGTCGTTGTTTACCGGTtcagcaaacaggaaataacCACAGAGGAGGTTCCG CTGTTGGAGGTGCGGATGCAATGTGAGCTGAATGATGTCGAAACGCCGGATGGTGGAGGGGACCACGCATCGGCTGTATCCACACCAGGAGCTTTATCCAGCCCTCAGTCCAGCgcaccacaaacacacctatCCACCAGCAGCAACAACTCCACTGATGGCCTGCGTGATAACGTGCCCTGCCTCAA gGTGAGGAGCACTCCGCTCAAGCAGTCTCCAGGCTACCAGGTGGAACTGGTCATTCAGTTGGTGTGGGTGAGTGGGGAGCCACCACAGCAGATCACCAGCCTGGCTGTCAACTCTGCATACGGCCT AGTGGTTTTTGGTAATGGTAATGGCCTGGTGGTGGTGGATTATCTTCAGAAGATGCTGCTGCTCAATGTGAGCACAGCAGAACTGTACGGCTCCTCTGATCCCCAACAGAGACAgccacgctcaccccgcaaagCCAGACAACCCTCTGGAG GTCTCTGTGATGGCCATGACGGTTCTACTGCCTTAGAAGACCGGTGCAAATCTCCTACATCAG GCTGCATAAGCTCTGACTCCCACTGCCATTCTGATGATGACAGCAAACAAAATTTCTTTGAAAGGG tGAAGTCGAAAAGCAGACTGTTATCAAAGAGTGTTGCCAATGACCTTG ctaaGATGTCATGGAAATTTAGCTTGGCTGCTGATCAGAAACAAGATG GGACTATACAGCGCCAGTGCTCTCTCCCTAATAAGAAACGTGTGTTTCATGAGAAGGAAGAAGTGTCCAGAAGAAAAGCAACATCTATTTACAGGACTCACTCTGTGCCTGATTCCA ATGCCAAGGACAATTCCTTTAGCCGCTCGCGCAGCTCCAGCGTGACCAGTATTGACAAAGAATCACGTGAGGTCATCTCGTCTTTGCATTTTTGCGACTCCCTATCCAGGAAGAGTGATGTGGCAGCAGCCCCCAGCCTTTGGGTGGGCACCTCTGTGGGCACTATGCTGGGTATCTCCTTCAATGTGCCCTCCACCCCTGAGCAGAGGCTGCAACAAACAGTAGGCGTCTCCTTCTGTG GCTCCTTAATTCGGTTGAAAGGAGGCATTTTGCGCATGGCATTGATGGACTCAAGTGGCTCTCTACAGCCTCCTGCCTCTGAGTGCTGGTATGACCTCAACGCCCCTGAGGAGGAGAGGGAAAAGACACGCCGGCGCCGGCCTGCCTCACCCCCTTCTTCTCAGGAGAACCTAGACACCCACTACGCTGTGGTCTGTTCTGAGAAACAGGCCAAAGTGGTGGCCCTGCCCTCACAGAACTGCATCTTTGAACACAACATCACTGAAACCTCGTACGTGCTGAGGGCCGACGTTGTGGTCATGCCTGCTGGCATCTGCTTCGCCTGCTTCTGTGCCAACGGGCATATCATGACTCTGAG TTTGCCCAGTCTGCGGCCGCTACTAGATGTGAACTATCTGCCTCTGACGGACATGCGGATAGCCCGAACCTTCTGCTTCTCCAACCTGGGCCAGGCTCTGTATCTCACCTCCCCTACAGAGATCCAGAGAATCACCTACAGTCAGGAAACCTGTGACAACTTACAG GAAATGCTGGGAGAGCTGTTCACTCCAGTCGAGACACCAGAGGCTCCGAACAGAGGCTTTTTTAAAGGTCTTTTTGGAGGCGGTGCCCAATCCCTGGATAGAGAGGATCTCT TTGGAGAATTGGCAGCAGGGAAGGCCTCACGCAGCCTTGCCCAGCACATTCCAGGACCAGGTGGCATGGAGGGCATGAAGGGGGCAGCATCAGGAGTGGTGGGGGAGCTGGCACGTGCCCGCATAGCTCTAGATGAGAGAGGACAGAAGCTCAGTGAGCTGGATGAGAGGACGGCAGCCATGATGGCCAGCGCAGACTCATTTTCCAAGCATGCACACGAT gTGATGTTAAAGTACAAGGATAAGAAGTGGTATCAGCTCTGA